GCTTCTGATGCTGCTGTTTCTGCTCGTTACCGTATTCAGCAAGAACAGAGTTGGAATTCAACAGGTTTCGCTACTGTTTCTGGCCTCAGTCTATATCGGAATAGGCTTTTTGTATATTGCAGAATCACGGAATACACCGGATGGACACGGTCTGTTTTGGACATTCCTGCTTCTTGCATCCATTTGGGCAAGTGACGCCGGCGCTTATTTTGTTGGCCGTAAACTGGGGCGCAACAAACTCTGGCCGGCTATCAGTCCGAACAAAACCATTGAAGGTGCGGTCGGCGGCGTAATTATTGCTGTCATCACTGCGGTGATTTTTGCTCTTTTATCCGATGGCCTTCTACCTTTAGGTAATGCGTTGATGATCGGGCTTGCCAGCGCGGTAATCGGTCAACTAGGGGATCTTGTGCAATCAGCCTATAAGCGGGTATACGGCATTAAAGACTCTGGCAGTCTTTTACCTGGTCATGGCGGGATTTTAGACCGCTGTGACAGCTGGATTGTTGTATTTCCGTTCGTACATATTTTGAGTCTTCTCCCTTACTGATGAAAGGAAAGATGCAGGTATGAAAAAAATTAGTGTGCTTGGTTCCACAGGTTCCATCGGAACGCAGACATTAGATGTCGTCTCGAAATATCGTGATCAGTTTCAGATTGAAGGTTTAGCGGCAGGAAGCAATGTGGATCTGCTGATTCAGCAGTGCAAGGAATTTAAGCCGAAAAAGATTTCGGTAGCTACCAAAGAACTGGCGGAGCGTATTCGTCCGTTTCTTCCTGAAGGTACGCAGCTGTTTTTTGGCCGTGAGGGATTGATCGAGGTAGCAGCAGGAACCGATGCGGATATCGTCGTTACTGCTGTAGTCGGTAGTATGGGATTACCGTCTACATTAGCCGCGATTGAGGCTGGCAAAACGATTGGTTTGGCTAACAAGGAAACTCTTGTTACGGCTGGACATCTGGTTACGGCTTTAGCCCAAGCTAAAGGTGTTGATCTCATTCCGATCGACAGCGAACACTCGGCGATTTTTCAGTGTCTGAACGGCGAACGGCGTCAAGATGTTGAATTCATTACTATAACTGCATCTGGTGGTTCCTTCCGTGACTTAAACCGAGAACAGCTGAAAAATGTGACGGTGGAAGATGCTTTGAAACATCCGAACTGGTCCATGGGCGCTAAAATAACCATTGATTCGGCAACGATGGTGAACAAGGGTCTGGAAGTTATCGAGGCGCATTGGTTGTTTGGGCTGCCGTATGAACAGATTCAAGTACTGCTTCATCCAGAAAGTATCATTCACTCATTCGTACAGTACCGTGATTCCAGCATCATCGCACAACTCGGGAATCCGGACATGAGAGTGCCGATCCAATATGCGCTCACGTATCCGGAACGGTGGCCATCACCTTCACCCACACTATCTCTTGCAGAAGCCGGCAAGCTTCAATTCCGTGAAATGGACTTTGAGCGTTTTCCTTGTTTAAGGCTTGCTTACGAATGTGGTAAGATGGGTGGGACGGCAACAACGGTATTTAACGCCGCTAATGAAATGGCGGTTGCCCGTTTTCTGCGGAAAGAAATTTCATTTCTGCAGATTGAGGCTATCATCGAAAAAGTGCTGAACGAGCATAAGAACACACCTGAACCGGCTTTGGAGTTAATTGAAGAAAGTGACAAATTGGCGCGTGAGCTTGCCGCGCGACTGTAGGATTCTGAAGCTATTCGAAATTCTCCCTGAAAAAAGCTGACAGCATGTGATTCTCTTGTGATGAACAAGAGAATAATGATAATCTATAGGGACATACTGCGTTCTCAGAGGAAAAGGGGGATGTCAATTTGGAAATGGTGCAGGTCGTTTTTTTAACGGTGCTAATGTTCTTTGTCATCGTAACGGTGCATGAATGGGGGCACTATTATTTCGCCAAGCGAGCTGGTATTTTGGTTCGGGAGTTTGCGATCGGTTTCGGGCCGAAACTGTTCTCGTATAAACGTAACGAAACTCAATTCACATTGCGTATGCTTCCATTCGGAGGCTACGCCCGAATGGCCGGGGATGATCCGGAATTGATTGAAATTCAGGCGGGTCAGACAATTGCTGTAAGGTTGAATAGTGATAATCAGGTGAAGCGGATTTACCTGGACCAATTGGATAACCGTAAGAATATAATCCGGGGCGAGGTTCAGTTTATCGACCTGGAAGAACGT
Above is a window of Paenibacillus uliginis N3/975 DNA encoding:
- a CDS encoding phosphatidate cytidylyltransferase, with product MKQRIITGIVAGAVFLGLCFMGGLWYHFLVLAMSLIGYYEFVKMTKAAPFGGTAVIGYLGVLMFVFPWNLLDIAFPLPWGSGTWLLMLLFLLVTVFSKNRVGIQQVSLLFLASVYIGIGFLYIAESRNTPDGHGLFWTFLLLASIWASDAGAYFVGRKLGRNKLWPAISPNKTIEGAVGGVIIAVITAVIFALLSDGLLPLGNALMIGLASAVIGQLGDLVQSAYKRVYGIKDSGSLLPGHGGILDRCDSWIVVFPFVHILSLLPY
- a CDS encoding 1-deoxy-D-xylulose-5-phosphate reductoisomerase; protein product: MKKISVLGSTGSIGTQTLDVVSKYRDQFQIEGLAAGSNVDLLIQQCKEFKPKKISVATKELAERIRPFLPEGTQLFFGREGLIEVAAGTDADIVVTAVVGSMGLPSTLAAIEAGKTIGLANKETLVTAGHLVTALAQAKGVDLIPIDSEHSAIFQCLNGERRQDVEFITITASGGSFRDLNREQLKNVTVEDALKHPNWSMGAKITIDSATMVNKGLEVIEAHWLFGLPYEQIQVLLHPESIIHSFVQYRDSSIIAQLGNPDMRVPIQYALTYPERWPSPSPTLSLAEAGKLQFREMDFERFPCLRLAYECGKMGGTATTVFNAANEMAVARFLRKEISFLQIEAIIEKVLNEHKNTPEPALELIEESDKLARELAARL